A single region of the Dunckerocampus dactyliophorus isolate RoL2022-P2 chromosome 3, RoL_Ddac_1.1, whole genome shotgun sequence genome encodes:
- the wdr93 gene encoding WD repeat-containing protein 93 isoform X1: MYNAKGSTASEMTSVSGSAGKLRKKPAVLQFNIAKQLPKHTNCLSCSDDGKYLSIGHAGGLSVWCSSTLTCEAKWLQDCLEITCIHMTTTSETSYLLASIDDMGVARIFLYNLESIYLFSVINTLEDINKRNICLNFEISEGGDYGAVTMKCNSDIWLDIYYFPVEDWLRELKDPKLSANMKWSLAARVNKIIPSAATMADFSNMLTHCLVLDETNESPSYCTYHFLLKCDHCHGENKPNSGCPVNVCFWWSGSYNLLYHNLSKTPKSKQDPEPQPSVLWPNAAEILCSAISRCTRFIVLGLSNSLVCVWDRLAGAPLSVCTLSTDSAFLRLQFVEYWPACADITQTLTAGEIHLMVVCKSGAFYVMNTRRGAAALTLRLSQRPEDSGDLLTVTASVAFLKGLSLVVHRNGKMFLQDVVNRATVCALIPPTSHLLATPCNPVYTLNVKQHILFMQGDKEPTLSSSSIKSNRQSQLLVLRFDEHDVIKPYVVSHLQSPWQQKTSVTGEEACKKYLQERALSMDERHKAITQTWKRLQETGAYVKT; the protein is encoded by the exons ATGTATAACGCAAAAGGTTCAACCGCTTCAGAAATGACGTCAGTTTCTGGGAGTGCAGGGAAATTGAGGAAGAAACCCGCCGTGTTACAATTTAACATTGCCAAGCAG CTTCCAAAGCACACCAATTGCCTTTCATGTTCAGACGACGGCAAATACCTCAGCATAGGTCACGCCGGGGGCTTGTCTGTGTGGTGTTCAAGTACCTTGACCTGTGAGGCCAAGTGGCTGCAGGACTGCCTGGAGATTACATGCATTCACATGACCACCACCAGCGAGACCTCCTATTTGCTGGCCAGTATTGATGATATGG GTGTTGCCAGAATCTTTCTGTATAACTTAGAAAGTATTTATCTCTTCAGTGTTATTAACACATTG GAGGATATCAACAAAAGGAACATTTGCTTGAACTTTGAAATATCTGAAGGAGGCGACTATGGAGCTGTAACAATGAAGT GCAACAGCGATATTTGGCTGGATATCTATTACTTTCCTGTCGAAGACTGGCTGAGAGAGCTAAAG GATCCTAAACTCTCTGCAAATATGAAATGGTCTCTAGCTGCTCGGGTGAATAAAATTATTCCATCAGCAG CGACCATGGCAGATTTCTCCAACATGCTGACTCACTGTTTAGTTCTGGATGAGACAAACGAGTCACCAAG CTATTGCACTTATCACTTTCTCCTGAAATGCGATCATTGTCATGGTGAGAATAAACCAAACTCAG GATGTCCagtcaatgtttgtttttggtggAGCGGAAGCTACAATCTTCTCTACCACAATCTGTCCAAAACACCAAAGTCCAAACAAG ATCCAGAACCTCAGCCGTCTGTGCTGTGGCCCAACGCAGCAGAAATCCTATGCTCCGCCATCAGTAGATGCACTCGTTTCATTGTGCTCGGCCTCAGCAATTCTCTGGTGTGCGTCTGGGACAGGCTAGCTG GTGCTCCGTTGTCTGTCTGTACGCTATCAACAGACAGTGCCTTCCTCAGGCTGCAGTTTGTGGAATACTGGCCTGCGTGCGCTGATATTACCCAGACCTTAACCGCAGGTGAAATCCATCTTATGGTGGTTTGTAAGAGTGGAGCTTTTTATGTTATGAACACAAGgcgaggagcagcagctctcaCATTGCGGCTCTCTCAAAG GCCAGAAGACAGTGGTGACCTGCTGACTGTTACTGCATCAGTGGCATTCTTGAAGGGCTTG TCACTTGTGGTGCATCGTAATGGGAAAATGTTCTTGCAAGATGTTGTCAACAGAGCCACAGTATGTGCCCTAATTCCTCCCACTAGTCATCTGTTGGCTACGCCATGCAATCCTGTTTACACACTGAACGTCAAGCAGCACATTCTGTTCatgcaag GTGACAAGGAACCCACCCTGTCTTCTTCCTCCATAAAAAGCAATAGACAGAGTCAACTCCTCGTCCTACGTTTTGACGAGCATGACGTCATTAAGCCGTATGTTGTTTCGCATCTACAATCTCCAtggcaacaaaaaacaagcgTCACAGGAGAGGAAGCTTGCAAGAAGTACCTCCAGGAAAG AGCTCTGTCAATGGATGAAAGGCACAAAGCTATAACGCAGACATGGAAGCGACTGCAGGAGACGGGTGCTTATGTAAAAACATAA
- the wdr93 gene encoding WD repeat-containing protein 93 isoform X2, which produces MYNAKGSTASEMTSVSGSAGKLRKKPAVLQFNIAKQLPKHTNCLSCSDDGKYLSIGHAGGLSVWCSSTLTCEAKWLQDCLEITCIHMTTTSETSYLLASIDDMGVARIFLYNLESIYLFSVINTLEDINKRNICLNFEISEGGDYGAVTMKCNSDIWLDIYYFPVEDWLRELKDPKLSANMKWSLAARVNKIIPSAATMADFSNMLTHCLVLDETNESPSYCTYHFLLKCDHCHAGCPVNVCFWWSGSYNLLYHNLSKTPKSKQDPEPQPSVLWPNAAEILCSAISRCTRFIVLGLSNSLVCVWDRLAGAPLSVCTLSTDSAFLRLQFVEYWPACADITQTLTAGEIHLMVVCKSGAFYVMNTRRGAAALTLRLSQRPEDSGDLLTVTASVAFLKGLSLVVHRNGKMFLQDVVNRATVCALIPPTSHLLATPCNPVYTLNVKQHILFMQGDKEPTLSSSSIKSNRQSQLLVLRFDEHDVIKPYVVSHLQSPWQQKTSVTGEEACKKYLQERALSMDERHKAITQTWKRLQETGAYVKT; this is translated from the exons ATGTATAACGCAAAAGGTTCAACCGCTTCAGAAATGACGTCAGTTTCTGGGAGTGCAGGGAAATTGAGGAAGAAACCCGCCGTGTTACAATTTAACATTGCCAAGCAG CTTCCAAAGCACACCAATTGCCTTTCATGTTCAGACGACGGCAAATACCTCAGCATAGGTCACGCCGGGGGCTTGTCTGTGTGGTGTTCAAGTACCTTGACCTGTGAGGCCAAGTGGCTGCAGGACTGCCTGGAGATTACATGCATTCACATGACCACCACCAGCGAGACCTCCTATTTGCTGGCCAGTATTGATGATATGG GTGTTGCCAGAATCTTTCTGTATAACTTAGAAAGTATTTATCTCTTCAGTGTTATTAACACATTG GAGGATATCAACAAAAGGAACATTTGCTTGAACTTTGAAATATCTGAAGGAGGCGACTATGGAGCTGTAACAATGAAGT GCAACAGCGATATTTGGCTGGATATCTATTACTTTCCTGTCGAAGACTGGCTGAGAGAGCTAAAG GATCCTAAACTCTCTGCAAATATGAAATGGTCTCTAGCTGCTCGGGTGAATAAAATTATTCCATCAGCAG CGACCATGGCAGATTTCTCCAACATGCTGACTCACTGTTTAGTTCTGGATGAGACAAACGAGTCACCAAG CTATTGCACTTATCACTTTCTCCTGAAATGCGATCATTGTCATG CAGGATGTCCagtcaatgtttgtttttggtggAGCGGAAGCTACAATCTTCTCTACCACAATCTGTCCAAAACACCAAAGTCCAAACAAG ATCCAGAACCTCAGCCGTCTGTGCTGTGGCCCAACGCAGCAGAAATCCTATGCTCCGCCATCAGTAGATGCACTCGTTTCATTGTGCTCGGCCTCAGCAATTCTCTGGTGTGCGTCTGGGACAGGCTAGCTG GTGCTCCGTTGTCTGTCTGTACGCTATCAACAGACAGTGCCTTCCTCAGGCTGCAGTTTGTGGAATACTGGCCTGCGTGCGCTGATATTACCCAGACCTTAACCGCAGGTGAAATCCATCTTATGGTGGTTTGTAAGAGTGGAGCTTTTTATGTTATGAACACAAGgcgaggagcagcagctctcaCATTGCGGCTCTCTCAAAG GCCAGAAGACAGTGGTGACCTGCTGACTGTTACTGCATCAGTGGCATTCTTGAAGGGCTTG TCACTTGTGGTGCATCGTAATGGGAAAATGTTCTTGCAAGATGTTGTCAACAGAGCCACAGTATGTGCCCTAATTCCTCCCACTAGTCATCTGTTGGCTACGCCATGCAATCCTGTTTACACACTGAACGTCAAGCAGCACATTCTGTTCatgcaag GTGACAAGGAACCCACCCTGTCTTCTTCCTCCATAAAAAGCAATAGACAGAGTCAACTCCTCGTCCTACGTTTTGACGAGCATGACGTCATTAAGCCGTATGTTGTTTCGCATCTACAATCTCCAtggcaacaaaaaacaagcgTCACAGGAGAGGAAGCTTGCAAGAAGTACCTCCAGGAAAG AGCTCTGTCAATGGATGAAAGGCACAAAGCTATAACGCAGACATGGAAGCGACTGCAGGAGACGGGTGCTTATGTAAAAACATAA
- the LOC129178384 gene encoding putative gonadotropin-releasing hormone II receptor: MAASMHQLSADLQPGNASCNVSSFRCLDNVLQLPTFTTAAKVRVIITFILCGVSAFCNLAVLRAAYVDGKRKSHVRVLIINLTLADLLVTFIVMPVDAVWNITLQWLAGDVVCRVLMFLKLQAMYSGAFVTVVISLDRQSAILNPLAIKEARKRNRFMLVAAWTMSILLSVPQIFLFHNVTIKHPENFTQCTTWGSFGRRWHETAYNMFTFSCLFLLPLAIMITCYTRIFCEISRRLKKDDISSSEVHLRCSKNNIPRARMRTLQMSIVIVLSFIICWTPYYLLGLWYWFFPDHLEGKVSHSLTHLLFIFGLVNACLDPLIYGLFTIHFRKGLRRFYSRSEATIDTDVNTIITRFTSGTNPLKREVSPSSQEKFMMCGNNDSSMTGGSVLMTHNNAETYLESAI, translated from the exons ATGGCTGCTAGCATGCATCAACTGAGCGCAGACCTTCAGCCCGGCAACGCCAGCTGTAATGTCTCTTCCTTTAGGTGCCTGGACAACGTCCTGCAGCTGCCCACCTTCACCACGGCCGCCAAAGTCCGGGTGATCATCACCTTCATCCTGTGCGGCGTGTCGGCCTTCTGCAATCTGGCTGTGCTGAGGGCGGCCTATGTGGACGGGAAACGGAAGTCCCACGTCAGGGTGCTGATCATCAACCTGACGCTGGCCGATCTGCTGGTGACTTTTATTGTGATGCCGGTGGACGCCGTGTGGAACATCACGTTACAGTGGCTTGCGGGAGATGTTGTCTGCCGGGTGCTGATGTTCCTCAAGCTCCAAGCCATGTACTCCGGTGCCTTCGTCACTGTGGTTATCAGTCTGGACCGCCAGTCGGCCATCCTGAACCCCCTGGCCATCAAAGAAGCCAGGAAGAGGAACAGGTTCATGTTGGTGGCAGCGTGGACCATGAGCATCTTGCTGTCCGTCCCACAG ATATTCCTGTTCCACAACGTGACCATCAAGCATCCCGAGAACTTCACGCAGTGCACCACATGGGGAAGTTTCGGGAGACGCTGGCATGAGACAGCGTACAACATGTTTACCTTCTCGTGCCTGTTCCTGCTGCCGCTGGCCATCATGATCACGTGCTACACCAGGATCTTCTGTGAGATCTCCAGGCGCCTGAAAAAGGACGACA TATCTTCCAGTGAAGTACATTTGCGCTGCTCCAAGAACAACATCCCCAGGGCTCGCATGAGAACCCTGCAAATGAGCATTGTGATCGTGTTGTCCTTCATCATCTGCTGGACTCCCTACTACCTGCTGGGTCTGTGGTACTGGTTCTTCCCAGACCACCTGGAAGGGAAGGTCTCCCACTCACTGACCCACCTCCTGTTTATCTTCGGGCTGGTCAACGCCTGTCTGGACCCGCTCATCTACGGTCTCTTCACTATTCACTTCCGCAAGGGCCTCCGCAGGTTCTACTCTAGATCGGAAGCCACCATAGACACAGATGTTAACACGATAATAACTAGATTCACCAGTGGCACAAACCCGCTGAAACGGGAGGTCAGCCCCAGCAGCCAGGAGAAGTTCATGATGTGCGGCAATAATGACAGCTCAATGACAGGAGGCAGTGTTCTAATGACACACAACAATGCAGAGACATACCTGGAGAGCGCCATATGA